Proteins encoded by one window of Ovis canadensis isolate MfBH-ARS-UI-01 breed Bighorn chromosome 14, ARS-UI_OviCan_v2, whole genome shotgun sequence:
- the CEBPG gene encoding CCAAT/enhancer-binding protein gamma: MSKVSPQNSTPGVNGISVIHTQAHASGLQQVPQLVPAGPGGGGKAVPPSKQSKKSSPVDRDSDEYRQRRQRNNMAVKKSRLKSKQKAQDTLQRVSQLKEENERLEAKIKLLTKELSVLKDLFLEHAHNLADNVQPSSTESTANPDKAGQ, from the coding sequence ATGAGCAAGGTATCGCCACAGAACAGCACCCCGGGCGTGAACGGAATAAGTGTCATCCATACTCAGGCTCATGCCAGTGGCTTACAGCAGGTTCCTCAGCTGGTGCCCGCCGGCCCCGGGGGCGGAGGCAAAGCTGTGCCTCCCAGCAAGCAGAGCAAGAAGAGCTCCCCCGTGGATCGTGACAGTGACGAGTATCGGCAGCGCAGGCAGAGGAACAACATGGCCGTGAAAAAGAGCCGGCTGAAAAGCAAGCAGAAGGCGCAGGATACGCTGCAGAGGGTCAGTCAGCTCAAGGAAGAGAATGAGCGGTTGGAGGCAAAAATTAAATTGCTGACTAAGGAATTAAGTGTACTGAAAGATTTGTTTCTTGAGCACGCACACAACCTCGCAGATAACGTGCAACCCAGTAGCACTGAAAGTACGGCAAATCCTGATAAGGCAGGACAGTAG